The following are encoded in a window of Telmatobacter sp. DSM 110680 genomic DNA:
- the mutY gene encoding A/G-specific adenine glycosylase — MLRRLGPEVLVRMRRELLGWYERNKRDLPWRRTQDPYAIWVSEVMLQQTRVAVVIDRWKEFLERFPTVEVLAAAGEQEVLALWSGLGYYRRARMLHKAAQAVVAEHGGIMPVTAEELKKLSGIGSYTAAAIASIAHNEHVAVVDGNVERVLSRIRGWESHDAVGEAAVRRKVEEFSASLVDPRRPGDFNQAIMELGATVCTPRNPQCLVCPWASECRTLGEHKTPRRAAMTNREIACALVLREADAGTEVLLEQRAADNTVMPGMWELPALEVEKVTAAGEVMTVRHAIMQVNYTVRVHPVTARDASSTGLKGTPMRWFSIDKASTMALTGLARKVLTRAGLLRTEARSTRARFASPPITELV, encoded by the coding sequence CGCCGCGAGCTTTTGGGCTGGTACGAGCGAAACAAGCGCGACCTTCCCTGGCGCCGCACGCAGGATCCTTATGCCATCTGGGTCTCGGAGGTCATGCTGCAGCAGACGCGCGTCGCCGTGGTGATTGATCGTTGGAAAGAGTTTCTCGAACGCTTTCCCACCGTTGAGGTGCTGGCTGCGGCGGGTGAGCAGGAGGTCCTCGCCCTGTGGAGCGGCCTTGGCTACTATCGGCGCGCCCGCATGCTGCACAAAGCCGCACAGGCTGTAGTCGCGGAACACGGCGGAATCATGCCTGTCACCGCCGAAGAATTGAAAAAACTTTCCGGCATCGGGTCCTACACCGCCGCTGCCATCGCCAGCATCGCGCACAACGAACATGTTGCGGTTGTGGATGGCAACGTCGAGCGTGTGCTGAGTCGCATTCGCGGATGGGAGTCGCACGATGCTGTCGGCGAAGCTGCGGTCCGGCGCAAGGTAGAAGAATTCTCGGCATCGCTCGTTGATCCGCGCCGCCCCGGCGACTTCAATCAGGCGATCATGGAACTGGGCGCAACGGTATGCACGCCGCGCAATCCGCAATGCCTCGTATGCCCCTGGGCCTCGGAATGCCGAACGCTCGGCGAACACAAAACTCCCAGGCGTGCTGCCATGACCAATCGCGAGATTGCGTGCGCGCTCGTTCTTCGCGAAGCTGACGCAGGTACAGAAGTTCTGCTCGAACAGCGCGCCGCAGACAACACTGTAATGCCGGGCATGTGGGAACTACCCGCGCTCGAAGTCGAAAAGGTAACCGCTGCTGGGGAAGTAATGACCGTGCGCCATGCAATCATGCAGGTCAATTACACTGTGCGGGTTCACCCTGTCACGGCCCGCGACGCTTCCTCTACCGGATTGAAGGGAACTCCGATGCGCTGGTTCTCGATCGACAAGGCATCGACGATGGCGCTTACTGGTCTTGCGCGCAAGGTGCTTACACGTGCTGGGCTGTTGAGAACCGAAGCGCGAAGTACGCGGGCTAGGTTTGCTTCGCCACCGATCACGGAATTAGTCTGA
- a CDS encoding M28 family peptidase — MHIAKSSCLPALSLILASFTFAQQHTSDANVPVVAGLPPAARASASSIDPEKIRAHVRFLSLDLLEGRGPGTRGAELAAEYIATQFALDGLEPAGDKGTYFQQVPLVAVHTIEDKTKFAFVPASSAPVELTYGSQIVSKDETGQSSADFDAPIVFVGYGIYAPEYNWDDYAGVDVKGKIALVIVNEPPSDDEKFFKGKTMTYYGRWTYKYEEASRRGAVGVLIIHRTDLASYGWQVVQNSQAIEKSYLAGDPLNTLRAAAWIQHDVAQRLLTLAGLGDLDQAIEAAGKRGFHAQELNVRLKAHIESRVRKYNSTNVVARVPGVAAGPANAVLYTAHYDHLGIDPDAKGDGIYNGAADNGTGCGILLELARAYARSSQRPPHAMYFSAVTAEEQGLLGSQYLGEHTPVPARDITLDLNYDMLLPIGVPLSASLGGAERINFWPTIQTVAKDFDLKLLPDPDPSAGHYYRSDHFSLARAGIPAFSIDQGRLFEGHDEAWGRSQFADFVAHHYHQPSDEYQAGWDFRGDAKMAQFGFVLGWLASEQAKPVEWQSGDEFESARKASEKGRE; from the coding sequence ATGCACATCGCAAAATCTTCCTGTCTCCCGGCCTTGAGCCTCATTCTGGCTAGCTTCACGTTTGCGCAACAGCATACGTCCGATGCGAATGTTCCCGTCGTTGCCGGGTTGCCGCCAGCCGCTCGCGCTTCCGCCTCCTCCATTGATCCGGAGAAGATTCGCGCTCACGTGCGCTTTCTTTCTCTGGATTTGCTCGAGGGCCGCGGCCCCGGTACGCGCGGTGCTGAGCTTGCCGCTGAATACATCGCCACGCAATTCGCGCTCGATGGCCTTGAGCCTGCGGGCGACAAAGGAACGTACTTTCAACAAGTGCCGCTCGTGGCCGTGCACACCATTGAAGACAAAACCAAATTCGCATTTGTGCCTGCCAGCAGTGCGCCCGTCGAACTTACTTACGGCAGCCAAATCGTTTCGAAAGATGAAACCGGCCAGTCCTCCGCCGACTTCGACGCACCGATTGTATTTGTTGGCTACGGCATATACGCACCCGAATACAACTGGGACGATTACGCGGGCGTCGATGTCAAAGGCAAGATCGCGTTGGTGATTGTCAACGAGCCACCCTCCGACGACGAGAAATTCTTCAAGGGCAAGACCATGACCTACTACGGTCGGTGGACCTATAAGTACGAGGAGGCCTCACGGCGCGGCGCAGTCGGGGTGCTCATCATCCACAGGACAGATTTGGCCAGTTACGGCTGGCAGGTGGTGCAGAACTCGCAAGCCATCGAGAAGAGCTACCTGGCGGGCGATCCACTTAACACCTTGCGCGCCGCCGCATGGATCCAGCACGATGTGGCGCAACGACTTCTTACACTCGCGGGCCTGGGCGATCTGGACCAAGCGATCGAGGCGGCAGGCAAGCGCGGATTCCACGCACAGGAGCTGAATGTTCGCCTCAAGGCACACATCGAGAGCCGCGTACGCAAATACAACTCGACCAATGTAGTTGCTCGTGTGCCCGGTGTTGCCGCGGGACCAGCGAACGCAGTTCTGTATACCGCTCACTATGATCATCTCGGCATTGATCCAGACGCGAAAGGCGATGGCATCTACAACGGCGCGGCCGACAATGGCACGGGCTGCGGCATTCTTCTCGAATTAGCACGTGCCTACGCGCGATCATCTCAGCGCCCACCGCATGCGATGTATTTTTCGGCTGTCACAGCAGAAGAGCAGGGCCTGCTTGGCTCGCAGTATCTTGGCGAGCATACCCCGGTTCCCGCGCGCGATATCACCCTCGATCTGAATTACGACATGTTGCTTCCCATCGGCGTTCCGCTTTCCGCGAGCCTTGGCGGCGCCGAACGCATCAATTTTTGGCCCACTATTCAGACAGTGGCGAAGGACTTCGACTTGAAGTTGTTGCCCGATCCCGATCCGTCAGCGGGGCACTACTACCGGTCAGATCACTTTTCACTGGCACGCGCCGGCATTCCTGCGTTCTCCATCGATCAGGGACGTTTGTTCGAGGGCCACGATGAGGCCTGGGGTCGCTCGCAGTTCGCCGACTTCGTGGCGCATCACTACCATCAGCCCTCCGACGAATACCAGGCAGGATGGGATTTTCGCGGCGACGCCAAAATGGCGCAGTTCGGTTTTGTACTCGGATGGCTGGCGAGTGAACAGGCGAAGCCCGTCGAATGGCAATCGGGCGATGAGTTCGAATCCGCCCGCAAAGCAAGTGAAAAAGGCAGGGAATAG
- a CDS encoding OsmC family peroxiredoxin: MSMASKASAVWTGSLKEGKGTISTATGVLKDANYSFATRFEGASSGTTPEELIAAAHASCFSMALGAQLGGAGLTPSKIETQAAVTLAKVEGGFAVTKIALTTTASVPGATKEVFDKAAADAKAGCPISKLFANNTEITLDAKLV; this comes from the coding sequence ATATCTATGGCTAGCAAGGCAAGTGCGGTTTGGACCGGTTCACTGAAAGAAGGCAAGGGCACCATTTCCACGGCAACCGGCGTGCTGAAGGACGCCAACTATTCGTTTGCGACGCGCTTTGAAGGCGCATCGAGCGGCACCACCCCCGAAGAGCTGATCGCGGCAGCGCACGCCAGCTGCTTCTCCATGGCCCTCGGCGCGCAACTCGGCGGAGCGGGCTTGACGCCCTCCAAGATTGAGACGCAGGCCGCAGTTACCCTGGCCAAGGTTGAAGGCGGATTCGCCGTGACGAAGATCGCGCTCACCACGACGGCAAGCGTTCCAGGCGCAACAAAGGAGGTCTTCGACAAGGCCGCTGCCGATGCCAAGGCTGGCTGCCCCATCTCGAAGCTCTTCGCCAACAACACCGAAATCACCCTCGACGCTAAGCTCGTCTAG
- a CDS encoding DUF1761 domain-containing protein has translation MIQFHSINNVAILVSAIILWILGAIWFSPALFAKPWMQLLGITAEPGKRDGMLLGMTASFIGDLVLSFVLSTIIMWSNTTGFAHGATLGVLVWIAFFAAPNLPQGIYERRPFKLFAITGGYWLVGLFIVGGMLATWR, from the coding sequence ATGATTCAGTTTCACTCTATAAACAACGTCGCCATCCTGGTCTCCGCAATCATCTTGTGGATTCTGGGCGCAATCTGGTTTTCACCCGCCCTGTTCGCCAAGCCCTGGATGCAGCTCCTGGGAATCACGGCGGAGCCGGGCAAGCGCGATGGTATGTTGCTTGGCATGACCGCGTCATTCATCGGCGACCTGGTTTTGTCTTTCGTCCTATCCACCATCATCATGTGGTCCAACACCACAGGTTTTGCTCACGGAGCCACCCTCGGCGTCCTGGTCTGGATCGCGTTTTTCGCCGCGCCAAATCTGCCGCAGGGTATCTACGAGAGGAGACCGTTCAAGCTTTTCGCAATCACCGGTGGTTACTGGCTTGTTGGGCTCTTCATCGTTGGCGGGATGCTTGCAACCTGGCGCTAG
- a CDS encoding RidA family protein — translation MSKTVVSTSSAPKAVGPYSQGIRCGNLVFTAGQAALDPSTQQLISGGITEQTRRTLDNLKAVLEAAGTTLDRVVKANVYLKDMNDFAAMNAVYAEYLAPQGVIAPARTTIEAARLPKDALVEIELIAEIGD, via the coding sequence ATGAGCAAAACCGTCGTCTCCACCTCGTCGGCGCCCAAGGCGGTCGGACCTTACTCGCAGGGCATACGCTGCGGCAACCTCGTCTTCACGGCCGGACAAGCCGCGCTTGATCCTTCTACCCAGCAGCTTATCTCCGGCGGAATTACCGAACAGACCCGGCGCACTCTCGACAACCTGAAAGCCGTGCTCGAAGCAGCGGGTACCACACTCGACCGCGTGGTCAAGGCCAATGTCTATCTCAAAGACATGAACGACTTCGCCGCGATGAACGCAGTCTATGCAGAGTACCTCGCACCGCAAGGCGTTATTGCTCCCGCTCGCACCACCATTGAAGCGGCGCGCCTTCCCAAGGATGCTCTGGTTGAGATTGAACTGATCGCTGAAATTGGCGATTAA
- the msrB gene encoding peptide-methionine (R)-S-oxide reductase MsrB codes for MSNPPKESGVAAKVTHTEAEWREKLTPHQYHVLREKGTERPYTGALTENHETGNYHCAGCGALLFLSGAKFDSGCGWPSFVIPADSKAIHEHEDNTLGMRRVEVTCAQCGGHLGHVFPDGPRPTGLRYCINSASLTFTREGDTK; via the coding sequence ATGAGCAACCCACCCAAAGAGTCCGGCGTGGCCGCGAAGGTCACCCATACTGAAGCCGAATGGCGCGAGAAGCTGACGCCGCATCAGTATCACGTGCTGCGCGAGAAAGGCACGGAGCGCCCCTACACTGGCGCCCTCACTGAGAATCACGAAACCGGCAACTATCATTGCGCCGGTTGCGGAGCGCTGCTGTTTCTCTCTGGAGCAAAATTCGACTCCGGCTGCGGCTGGCCCAGCTTCGTGATTCCTGCTGACTCGAAGGCCATCCACGAGCACGAAGACAATACCCTCGGCATGCGCCGCGTCGAAGTTACCTGCGCACAATGCGGCGGGCACCTGGGACACGTCTTCCCCGATGGCCCCCGTCCCACTGGGCTTCGCTACTGCATCAACTCGGCCTCGCTGACCTTCACACGCGAAGGCGACACGAAATAG
- a CDS encoding serine hydrolase, whose translation MISLKCGRSVSALVLGLATLLPAAAQQDPQLDHQIKTISEAHHGRVAVYAHNLRTGQTAWLLPDEPVQTASVIKMGILLDAAEQIRAGHASLDERIVLTKANQVEGSGVLGELTSQIALTLGDTLRLMVILSDNTATNMAIDRLELVHINATLRAAGLRQTVLYKKVYIPAIGPMPSDWTKFGLGKTTAREMAAIMERFATCHLALDNSTALPADGKICGAILDMLRHQQDRDSLPRYLETLDTSETGSAIGNKTGALNQVRNDVALISSKAGPIVIAAFTWENSDQRWTGDNEAEQTLGKLAKAVVDRWSPQGLDPSAFRWENPLSSSGTDPKATAP comes from the coding sequence ATGATTTCGTTGAAGTGCGGGAGAAGCGTTTCAGCTTTAGTTCTCGGGCTTGCCACATTGCTGCCGGCTGCGGCTCAGCAAGACCCTCAGCTCGACCACCAGATCAAGACGATCAGCGAAGCTCATCACGGCCGCGTCGCTGTCTACGCGCACAACCTCCGCACCGGCCAGACAGCATGGCTGCTGCCTGATGAGCCTGTACAGACGGCCTCGGTGATCAAGATGGGCATTCTGCTGGATGCGGCTGAGCAGATTCGCGCGGGCCACGCCTCTCTTGACGAGCGCATCGTGCTCACGAAAGCCAACCAGGTTGAAGGCTCCGGCGTTCTCGGGGAATTGACTTCACAAATCGCACTTACGCTCGGCGACACTCTTCGGCTGATGGTGATTCTGAGCGACAACACCGCTACCAACATGGCCATCGATCGTCTCGAACTAGTGCATATCAATGCCACACTGCGCGCAGCAGGACTTCGCCAGACCGTGCTCTACAAGAAGGTCTACATCCCCGCGATCGGCCCCATGCCGTCCGACTGGACAAAATTTGGCCTGGGCAAAACTACAGCCCGCGAGATGGCTGCCATTATGGAGCGGTTTGCCACCTGCCATCTGGCGCTCGACAACTCTACCGCGCTGCCCGCTGACGGAAAGATCTGCGGCGCCATACTCGACATGCTGCGACATCAGCAAGATCGCGACAGCTTGCCGCGCTACCTTGAGACGCTGGATACGAGCGAGACAGGCTCTGCGATAGGCAACAAGACCGGTGCGCTCAACCAGGTTCGCAACGATGTTGCACTGATTTCGTCGAAGGCAGGCCCTATCGTTATTGCCGCATTCACATGGGAGAACAGTGACCAGCGCTGGACGGGCGATAACGAAGCCGAACAAACCCTCGGCAAACTGGCCAAGGCAGTCGTTGATCGATGGTCCCCGCAGGGGCTCGATCCGTCCGCATTTCGCTGGGAGAATCCACTGAGTTCGTCAGGCACAGATCCAAAGGCGACGGCGCCTTAG
- the rpmB gene encoding 50S ribosomal protein L28, producing MAQVCDVCGKGPQFGNNISHAHNVTKRRWNVNLQAVKALVNGNPKRIRVCTSCIKSGKVSKT from the coding sequence ATGGCACAGGTATGTGATGTTTGCGGCAAGGGGCCGCAGTTTGGCAACAACATTTCGCACGCGCACAACGTAACCAAGCGGCGCTGGAACGTGAACCTGCAGGCAGTGAAGGCGCTGGTGAACGGCAATCCGAAGCGCATCCGCGTGTGCACCAGCTGCATCAAGAGCGGTAAAGTTTCGAAGACCTAG
- a CDS encoding ATP-binding protein has translation MSLPAQPRVLLRQSLYIWVLLAMVGILSLSFVAFRAISEQIQTEKIDPVYDRFDELQLESARNVLLSSGVPALKKYLDSLNSLFGGAHYLLDANGTDLVTGVSRVEMLPAPPAVKSRTEAHRHWEITHRASDGKFWFAAEGQDRPPRIFSFLPYYFLVIGATGILCWIAAAGVISPIRKVAASIALFGQGNLGVRVETDRDDEIGQLGRSFNEMAERLERLIVSERRLLGDISHELRSPLARLKFAMKLARTSSDPTTALERIERDVDRIASLVADIVEINVVEDDPALQDKREICVRDIIEEVVRDCSVEAEIRGCRIEVSGNVCGSIQGNPELLRRAVENVLRNGIRYSPEKSPIELSISENAKDAAITIRDYGPGVPEESLARIFDPFFRVEEARNTNGGGSGLGLSIAKRAVCVHRGAISAENATPGLRVIISIPLTHEGIVNTK, from the coding sequence ATGTCTTTACCGGCGCAGCCTAGGGTCCTGCTAAGGCAGTCACTTTACATCTGGGTTTTGCTGGCGATGGTGGGTATCCTGTCGCTCTCGTTCGTTGCCTTCCGTGCAATTTCAGAGCAGATTCAAACGGAAAAAATCGATCCGGTGTATGACCGCTTCGACGAGTTGCAACTGGAAAGCGCGCGCAACGTTCTGCTCAGCAGTGGGGTACCTGCTCTCAAGAAATATCTAGACAGCTTGAACAGTCTCTTCGGCGGCGCACATTATCTGCTGGACGCAAATGGCACCGACCTGGTGACTGGCGTGAGCCGGGTGGAGATGCTGCCCGCGCCACCCGCAGTGAAATCGCGAACTGAAGCGCATCGCCACTGGGAGATTACCCACCGCGCATCGGACGGAAAATTCTGGTTCGCCGCGGAGGGCCAGGATCGGCCGCCACGCATTTTTTCATTTCTTCCCTACTATTTCCTGGTGATCGGCGCAACCGGCATCCTGTGCTGGATTGCGGCGGCCGGCGTGATTTCGCCAATTCGCAAAGTCGCCGCAAGTATCGCGCTCTTTGGCCAGGGCAACCTGGGCGTCCGCGTGGAGACGGACCGCGACGACGAGATTGGGCAGTTGGGGCGATCGTTCAACGAGATGGCGGAGCGGCTCGAACGGCTGATCGTGAGCGAGCGGCGTTTGCTTGGCGACATCTCGCATGAGCTGCGATCCCCACTGGCGCGCCTCAAGTTTGCGATGAAGCTGGCACGCACCAGTTCAGACCCAACGACGGCGCTGGAGCGGATTGAACGCGATGTAGACCGCATCGCGTCGCTGGTTGCCGACATCGTAGAAATCAACGTCGTGGAGGATGATCCTGCGCTGCAGGACAAACGCGAGATTTGCGTGCGCGACATTATCGAAGAGGTGGTACGCGACTGCAGTGTTGAGGCTGAAATTCGTGGCTGCCGGATTGAAGTGAGCGGCAATGTCTGCGGATCGATCCAAGGAAATCCCGAACTGCTGCGCCGCGCCGTTGAGAACGTGTTGCGCAACGGAATTCGCTATTCGCCGGAGAAATCGCCGATCGAGCTTTCCATCAGCGAGAATGCAAAGGACGCAGCCATTACGATTCGTGATTACGGGCCGGGTGTTCCCGAAGAATCGCTTGCGCGCATCTTCGATCCTTTCTTCCGGGTGGAAGAAGCGCGCAATACCAACGGCGGAGGCTCCGGCCTCGGCCTGTCAATTGCCAAGCGCGCAGTATGCGTGCACCGTGGAGCGATTAGTGCAGAAAATGCAACCCCTGGGTTGCGTGTCATAATCTCGATTCCACTAACGCATGAAGGGATTGTAAATACGAAGTGA
- a CDS encoding response regulator transcription factor, which yields MESLEKPRQLSLLLVDDDVELCGMMREFFAQEGHHLDCAYNGREGLTAALNGTYDLIILDVMLPVVDGFELLQRLRRRKDMPIIMLTARVQQQDRIRGLDAGADDYLPKPFDPDELLARVRAVLRRSESLTRTESDDILIGNLRLNPTTREVWLDNVVVDLTAAEFDLLEMLMRAAGRVVSRDEITAALFEREATPYDRFLDVHISHLRKKLEGARSLIRTVRGVGYVFTGAA from the coding sequence ATGGAAAGCTTAGAAAAGCCGCGGCAACTCTCGCTCCTGCTGGTGGACGACGACGTGGAGTTGTGCGGAATGATGCGCGAATTCTTTGCGCAGGAGGGCCATCACCTGGACTGCGCCTACAACGGCCGCGAAGGGCTGACCGCAGCGCTGAACGGCACCTACGATCTGATCATTCTCGACGTAATGCTGCCGGTTGTGGATGGGTTCGAGTTGCTGCAGCGGCTGCGACGGCGCAAAGATATGCCCATCATCATGCTCACGGCGCGAGTGCAGCAGCAAGACAGGATTCGGGGACTTGACGCGGGTGCGGATGATTATCTTCCCAAGCCTTTTGATCCGGATGAACTGCTCGCTCGGGTGCGCGCTGTACTGCGGAGGTCTGAGTCGCTGACGCGCACAGAATCAGACGACATCTTGATTGGGAATCTCCGTTTGAATCCGACGACGCGTGAGGTTTGGCTCGACAATGTTGTCGTGGACTTGACGGCTGCAGAGTTCGATCTTCTGGAGATGCTGATGCGTGCGGCAGGGCGGGTGGTTTCAAGGGACGAAATTACGGCTGCGCTATTCGAGCGGGAGGCCACGCCCTACGATCGCTTTCTCGATGTCCACATCAGTCATCTGCGCAAAAAGCTCGAGGGCGCGCGAAGCCTGATCAGAACGGTTCGTGGAGTGGGATATGTCTTTACCGGCGCAGCCTAG
- a CDS encoding LLM class flavin-dependent oxidoreductase, producing the protein MSFPISVLDLVGMHPAELAGGAIARSVDLAQHVESFGYRRFWLAEHHSIEGLACSATSVLIGHVAGATKTIRVGSGGIMLPNHAPLVVAEQFGTLEALYPGRIDLGLGRAPGGDFHTMRALRRDLAQSGDDFPGLLAELRTYLGPGVSGQAVKAIPGQGSHVPITLLGSSDFSARLAASLGLPFAFAAHFAPEMLLHSARLYRNLFHPSETLQQPWLMIGVQIIVAETDAEARRLFTTPQQRFLRLIRNQPVELLPPVDSMDGLWTEWEHAAVESRLGAAIVGSESTVKAGLEKLVADTGADEVIVVTDAWDHEARLNSYRRLAKVAETIGAKSLAVSNSTCR; encoded by the coding sequence ATGAGTTTTCCTATTTCAGTACTCGATCTTGTAGGGATGCATCCGGCAGAATTGGCCGGCGGCGCTATCGCCCGCTCCGTCGATCTTGCGCAGCACGTGGAGAGCTTCGGCTATCGCCGTTTCTGGCTCGCCGAGCATCACTCCATCGAGGGGCTGGCTTGTTCCGCAACATCGGTGCTCATCGGCCACGTCGCCGGCGCAACAAAGACCATTCGCGTCGGCAGCGGTGGCATCATGCTGCCGAACCACGCGCCCTTGGTCGTGGCGGAGCAGTTTGGAACGCTGGAAGCCCTCTATCCCGGAAGAATCGATCTGGGTCTGGGCCGGGCACCCGGCGGCGACTTCCACACTATGCGTGCGCTCCGTCGCGATCTGGCCCAAAGCGGCGACGATTTTCCCGGGTTGCTTGCGGAATTACGGACGTATCTTGGGCCCGGAGTTTCCGGCCAAGCCGTGAAGGCAATTCCGGGTCAGGGTAGCCATGTTCCCATCACGCTTCTTGGATCGAGCGACTTCAGCGCGCGCCTTGCAGCATCGCTGGGCTTGCCATTCGCATTCGCCGCGCATTTTGCCCCGGAGATGCTGCTGCATTCAGCACGTCTGTATCGAAACCTCTTCCACCCTAGTGAGACGTTGCAACAGCCTTGGCTGATGATTGGCGTTCAAATCATCGTAGCTGAAACCGACGCCGAGGCACGAAGACTCTTCACCACTCCACAGCAACGTTTTCTGCGCCTCATTCGCAATCAACCGGTAGAGTTGCTGCCTCCGGTTGATTCGATGGATGGTTTGTGGACGGAATGGGAGCACGCTGCTGTAGAGAGCAGACTGGGGGCAGCGATCGTAGGTTCCGAATCCACGGTGAAGGCGGGGCTCGAAAAGCTTGTCGCCGATACGGGCGCCGACGAAGTAATCGTTGTGACCGATGCCTGGGATCACGAAGCTCGTCTGAATTCCTACCGTCGGCTCGCGAAAGTTGCCGAGACTATCGGCGCGAAATCGCTTGCGGTATCGAACTCAACTTGTCGCTGA
- a CDS encoding Glu/Leu/Phe/Val dehydrogenase, translating to MLATKLVDNAYDVALENFDSAADALGLDNDTREMIKFPERVLTVTVPVRMDDGHIHRFEAYRVQHSTARGPAKGGIRFHPQVTLDEVKALATWMTWKCAVVNIPFGGGKGGITCDPKHMSQGELERMTRRYTSAILPLIGPDQDIPAPDVYTNSQTMAWIMDTYSMTKGYTIPGVVTGKPISLGGSLGRNEATGRGCFYTIQCACEHLDIPLKGATVAVQGFGNAGSIAAQLLHEAGARIIAVSDSTGCIYNRDGLDIPELMHMKEITGHVYGFPGSEPIEPAALLALKCDILVPAALENAVTGENANTIGARIIAEAANGPLTPAADRILEAKGAFVIPDILCNAGGVTVSYFEWVQDEQHLFWEAQDVYNRLEKVMKTSFKDVLKIHIDRNVSMRIAANMLGIGRVAEAIHLRGIYP from the coding sequence ATGCTCGCAACAAAACTCGTAGACAATGCCTATGACGTGGCGCTGGAGAATTTTGATTCCGCGGCGGACGCCCTCGGCCTCGACAACGATACGCGGGAGATGATCAAGTTTCCCGAGCGCGTGCTTACCGTAACTGTCCCTGTCCGCATGGACGACGGACACATCCACCGCTTTGAGGCCTATCGCGTACAGCACTCCACTGCCCGCGGTCCCGCCAAAGGCGGCATTCGCTTCCATCCGCAGGTCACTCTGGATGAAGTGAAAGCTTTGGCCACGTGGATGACCTGGAAGTGCGCGGTCGTGAATATTCCGTTTGGCGGCGGTAAGGGTGGCATAACCTGCGATCCCAAACACATGTCGCAGGGCGAACTTGAGCGGATGACGCGCCGCTACACCAGCGCGATTCTACCCTTGATAGGTCCCGATCAGGACATTCCTGCACCAGATGTTTACACCAACTCACAAACCATGGCCTGGATCATGGACACCTACAGCATGACCAAGGGCTACACGATCCCCGGCGTCGTTACCGGCAAGCCGATCAGCCTTGGCGGATCGCTTGGCCGCAATGAAGCCACAGGCCGCGGCTGCTTCTACACCATCCAGTGCGCATGCGAGCACCTCGACATCCCGCTGAAAGGCGCTACGGTTGCGGTGCAGGGATTCGGCAATGCCGGATCGATTGCGGCGCAACTGCTGCATGAAGCTGGCGCACGGATCATCGCGGTCAGCGATTCGACTGGTTGCATCTACAACCGCGATGGGCTCGACATTCCGGAACTGATGCACATGAAAGAAATCACTGGGCATGTGTACGGATTCCCAGGCAGCGAGCCGATCGAACCCGCTGCGTTGTTGGCCTTAAAGTGCGACATTCTCGTTCCTGCCGCACTTGAGAACGCTGTCACCGGCGAGAATGCAAATACCATAGGGGCGCGCATCATCGCTGAAGCTGCCAATGGCCCACTTACTCCGGCAGCCGACAGGATTCTCGAGGCGAAAGGTGCGTTTGTTATCCCCGACATTCTTTGCAATGCCGGTGGTGTCACGGTGTCCTACTTCGAATGGGTGCAGGACGAGCAGCACCTCTTCTGGGAGGCACAGGACGTTTACAACCGCCTCGAGAAGGTGATGAAGACATCCTTCAAAGACGTGCTGAAGATTCACATTGATCGCAACGTGTCGATGCGGATCGCAGCGAATATGCTGGGCATCGGCCGCGTCGCTGAAGCCATTCACCTGCGTGGCATCTATCCATAG